The Apus apus isolate bApuApu2 chromosome 1, bApuApu2.pri.cur, whole genome shotgun sequence nucleotide sequence TCCTCAAGGGTTGATATTGGgtccagtgctgtttaacatctttatcagtgacatggacagaagcattgagtgcacccttggcaagtttgctgatgacatcaagctgtgtggtgtggttgacatgctggagggaagagattCCATGCAGAGGgacactgacaggcttgagaggtgggcttatgcaaactgcatgaagttcaacaaggccaagtacaaggaCCCACACCTGGGTCAGTATGAtgccaagcacaaatacagggtggggggaaaatggattgagaacagccctgaggagaaaaCCTTGCTAGTGTTGGTTAATAAGAAGGTCaatatgagccagcaacgtgcacCTGCAACCTGGAAAGCCAGCCATGTCCTGGACTGAATCAAAAGTAGCATggccaacaggtcaagggaggggattctccctcTTCTCGTAAGACCCCacatggagtactgtgtccagttctggagccctcaacaaaagaaggacaaagagctgttggagcaagttgaggagggccatgaagacaATCATAAGGCTGGAGCACCGCTGCTATGACAGGCTGAGCTGCAGTTAttcagcctggtgaagagaaggctccagggagaccttatagtgaccttccagtacctgagggggcctgcaggaaagctggggagggacttttcacacACACTTGGAGTGACAGGATAAAGAGTAAAagctttaaactagaaaagAGTAGATTTGGGTTTGACATAAGGAAGcagtttttcactgtgagggtggcaagacactggaacaggtaattcagggaagctgtggatgccccctccctggaagcattcaagtccaggttggatggggctttgagcaacctggtctacttGAAAGTCTCCCTGTccatacaggggggttggaactagacaatccttaaggtcccttccaacccaagccattctgaGTTGGTAACTATAGCACCTACACATATTGACAGAAACAGTTTAAGTTAGAGTAGCTAGACCATAATCATAGAAGGAAAATGCAGCACAGGGAAGTGGAAACCCAGAAACACTAAAATTAGCCTTCACAGAAAAGATCAGCAATCTCAACTGCCCTACCTTCTTCATGACACAAAGTTATAGATAATTAATAGACATATCCCAGTAACTGAGTTCAAATAGCAGGTCATTTCTTCACCTTCCCTCAGAAAAGCCTCAGAAACAAGAGTCAGGAAGTCTTTAAAAGCATCCAGGACTGGGGGATGAGGAGTGCTGAGTAACATCCTTCTGATATGCATGCACTCAAGCACCCAGAGTATGGATGAGTATGTATGGACAGTGCTGTATAGGAGAAACAAAAGTAAAGGGAACATTTGGCCAAAAGTGCAGCATGACAAGCAAATCCAGTCATTTATGAGATGACTGAGCCTCAAGAAGAGATGAGTGTAGCAGCATACCATGCACGCTCAACCCAGGTCAAGGCACTGGTTATATCATGTACTGACCTGCACACATCCAACTTCCTAACCAAATGAATGCCCTGTAAGCCAGCAGCCCAATCAACAGACATGTaacattttactgaaaaatctGTCTGGAAAATGGGCACTACCATGATCAACCACAGGGTACTAGATAGGATAGAAGCTACTGAATTTTAAGTCCCTCCCCCAGTTTCAAAGGTTCTGCAGAGATAGAGCACATTTTGCTGCCAGAAGATGAAATGACTCTGGCACTTGTGTATTGACAGAGGAACCCTGCATGCCTCTACAAAGGAGTGGAAATTACCCTCATTATATGCACAGTTAAGAGggtaataaaatattaaaacatgaTAGGGAACAAGGCAAGCAAAAACACCTccattcttcctctctcccaaTTTATCATCTCTatacctttatttttaactgttccAAACTAATGTACCTTTAGATGTTCAAGATGGGTGTAAaggaaaagcttgaaaatagaaaggtaaaaaataaaggGCAATGGCTTTACAGTGAGCAACAGGGTTACAGACCTTTAAAATATGGTTAAAGAAAGGCAGTACAATTTTGTGGGAGCAGGAACAAACATGCTTTTATATTGGCCATGACTAGACCCAAGTGTGCAGAAGTTAAATATATAAAGCACTAGCTCACAGACATGACTATAGCTACTTGTGCACTCTCTCTCTAGGCCCTCCtcaatttttttgcaaaatagcTTTTTGCAAGTGGGCTGGTGTGAtcaaaactaattaaaaaatatcatgTGATGAAGACAGACATGGCAGGAGATTCCTTCATTATTCCCTCGCTTGGGTTTGTTTGCTGTGTAAGaccctttcccccccacccccattcCTTCCTCTTGCCCTGCTCCAGGCAAATGTTGAAAAGTGTAATTGTTTACTTGTCTCCTAAACACAgttaaggaaagaaaaccactttaatttaatttcctgcaAAATTTCATTAATCTCCTGTGTTCTGTCTTTTCCTGGTTCAATACAACATTTTGTCTAGTTTTAAGTAATTGATACTAATATTCCTTGTAGCCTGCAGTTATCCCTCTGCTTCTTGGTTCCCCATCACAGAGAACAACTGCCTATGTCTGAACTTCATCCTAATTTAATAAAGGAAGAAGTTTAGTCATAGCCTAGTCCTGAACTTTACCCATTATAGTGTTTATGAGACAGACATGCATGCATTAGGCTTAGAACAAAATACAGACCATCTTTATCTTTGATACCTATGTGTTTAATGACTATTTGTGGACTTAGAAAAATACTCATGTTATACAATTTCAAATCAATCAAAAAGTAGAATTAGGAACACACAAGGATGCAAAGTCTGGTTTCTGCACATCTAGACAAACAATTCAACAGCTCATTTGAACATGTTAATATTGCTACCCTGCAAACTGTTAGGGTTTTAGTTTcatggtttttttaataaagtactTAATTCTTCTATTACTCAGTACAGGAATTTCTACTGATAGCAATCAGGACAAATCTCAGAAGTTTCAGTACATAGCCAACTTTTAATCACATCTTCTAGATGTCCAtaaatgcctttgaaaattcTCAGACAGTAAAGTGGTATAGCACACATGTCCAGGCATCTTCCAGCCAGAGTGACCACATGAGTTACAACATGCTGGAGTTCagggacatttaaaaaatattcattaatatTTCTAGAATATTTGACTCGACAGAATCTACATTAGACTTTTCAAAGGCTGCCAACTTTTTTCTTGGtgatggaaaaagcaaaaatggtAACTGAAAGTTCTCATTACCTTCCACCATTTACTCAATTCTTGCTTCTAAAAGTTAAGACTTaattaaaacttcttttctATCCAGTTCCAATGAAGGCACAAATATTTCCAGCTATACGAAGAATTTAAGTGCATTAGAAAAAGAGTACTTGTAAGGCTCCAGCTTtattggaaaaacaaaaacaaaacagaccaCAAAACACTCTTTCTGGAACTCTTGCATTCATGTAAGCCAATTAATTCACTAGGCCCAAGCATGACAATGTTTTACAGCTATAAGAGCCTTACACTCCAACTTctgcaaatcaaaacaaaaacaaaaaaacagctgctcaTATAACTTTTCCACACGCAGAATTTTTTGCACTATGCTCAGCTCCAAGCATTTGAAGATAGAcaaggaaaaaggcaaatggGAAGTCTGTTCCCAAGACCGTTTTGTGACATTCCATTGAGAGTCCCAGAAAAGAACAACCTGCTCTCCTCAGCCACAAAGCAAACACCTTGAacttcagcagcacaaaggaaaTACTGTCCAACTCAATGGCCACAGCCCCAAACCTTCACTATCTTTTGCTAAAGCCAACATCATCACTTATTTGGACTTCTAAGCAACTCCAAGTACTGTTTTAATGGACCACACATGATGCCCAAATACTGCGGGTGCAGCTCTTTACTGAAAGGATTGCAGCATGCAGACCACACATGGTGTgctgcaatttattttcatgacaCAAAAGAGGCAGGCATAACCTCTTATCAATGGCCTTCAGCCAGCCTCTaaaaaagtcactgaaaatCGTAAAGCGGGCTAGAAAAGTGGATGTTTTCACTTTAGGGAACCTGAAATCACTTGAGGATCGATCCCAGCAAAACTGGTTCTTTGTCTCTAGCATTCTGGAGTTTCAGTATAAACTTCAGTCTGTTTATCAATATGAATTGTCTCTCTTTATACTTCCTTGCTCTACTACACCAGAAGCACATCTCAAAGTGCAACAGCATTAGGTTTTATGCCACTGTATTTGCAGTTCATCTTTTGCTTATTCAAAACttaagaacaaatgaaaaaaaaaaagaccatgcAAGCATACTGGATTCATCACTCTCCCTTTGGAAATGGCCCCATTCTTCAGAATTGAAGTAAAAACTTTGCTGGTTAGGACACTGTCTGAGAGTGAGCACTTGCAACACAGTCCAGTGGACGCCTGCCACACATTACAACAAAGAAATCTTGCTGACTTTTCGTGTGGTCCTTTCTCTGATGTGCTTGGCTAACACTCCAGACTGAATTTAAGTTTCCTCGTGACTATTCTAGCCCAGAGCTTGGAGTGAGGCAACTACATCAATATTCTAATTTAGTTAGAAGGCAGACTGTTAATCAAAACATCAAGCAGAGTGCCACAGATTAGAGCTGGATTAAATGCAAaggcaaaaatatattaaaatgcttttgaattaaaattcacCTTTCtacctttatttaaaattagcCTCTGAGCTTCAATTCAGAGAATGAATTTTGGGTCTCCAGAAAAGCTTAATGCATTAATTGAGCTTTTGTAAGCCCAGgtagtgggaaaaaaaccaaataaacaaatatataaacaaGCTGTTAGGACAAGAACATTATCCAGTTATTAAAAGACGACTGAAACCTATGTCTGAAAATACCTGGAACTAACTACTTGACACTGTTGTTCTTCAAGAATAACTGTATGCTTGTTACATGTAATTTCATATGCTCCTTAATATTATTGTTCAATCCAAGTGCATCTCAATTTTACAGACAAAAAGTGTTAACATGGGATTTACACTTCTCTCAGCATCTTCCCAGTCAACATTTTCAGGTCTCTTTCCACACTCCAGAGTTCAATGTGTAGTTTCTTACTCTTGGATATTAGAAAATCTACAGTGATGCTTCTCTGGATACATCCTGATCTTTTGTCTACCAGGATGAACAAAGCTGAACACATTTTCACAAACACTGCAGAGTTTGCATCAAGTATTCAAAAGTGAAGAAATGTTCACAGCAGTGCAAGGATGATGCTGGCAAATACCTGTTGAGAAGACAAGGATACATACCTTGCTGAAGAATGGCACTTTATTCCCTGTGCAGAACAGAAAGCTTACTTGATCAAAGTCTGTCCAAAATTTCAGTATAAATAAGACTTGTCTTCAAACTGTTTCAAGAACAGCTGCCATTTCCTTGAACTGTCTGAAGAAGTTCTAAAATGCAAGAGTTAAGACCAATTTCAGTTGCTtaaagaaaagctcaaactgtaGTTCAAACTACCATGTCAGAAAAATCACAATCCACCTTTCTCACATTCCCTCTTTTCTCCAGTTTCTATTTGAAGCTTGAACTGaaagtttctgcttttcatttagTGGGCTGGTTGGCATTTGGACATATTCACTATTAAATCTACACAGGTGATGCCTTATTTGCATGGATTTGGCTATTAAAAGGAGAAGATGCCATAAAACAAAATAGTGCAGATctcacaacaaaaaaaatactcaaaaccTTCTCACATGAAGGTTTTATTCCCCACTAAAATAATCCAGGCATCTCAAGTATAGCATCCATTTCTTATAGTAGTTGAACAGGAAGTTTAACATTAAATAGGTTTCAACCAGAATACAACATTTCACAACATCTAAAGGATTCAGAATATCCTTCTCAAACTCCTGCCAGTCCAACTCCAAGGATTTGTAAGCTTGTGCAATATGTTAAGTGATGCATTTGCCCTTTAAACAGGAATGACAACAGAAGTTCATTATACAAAACTAAAGCTTCTGACATGAGTTCACAGAAAAAGGCATAGCAATTAAGAGCCAGTAGTGACAAAGCAGACTGACCTCCATTCCTAATTGTTAACAACTGTTAGGCTGAACCCAAGTTTTACATTTTGAGGCTGGGGAACAGTTCCTTAAACTTAGAATATTCCCTCCATTGTTAATAAGGCAGAGTGACAGCTGCCAATGAAGATGCTAAAGTCTTCATGTCTTCAGTTGTTAGCTTGCTtgtaagaaaacagatttattcctgctaaattaacatttttggATAAGTGATGTAGAACTAAATGCtatgaaataaataatcatTTCAGtttaagtaataatttaatgCTTCATCTTTGAATGACTGTATCAGTAAATAAGCAACACAAATCTATGCACCAAGGGATAGTGACTCCCTTCACAACAGTGTCACTATTGCTTTTAAGAGACTGAATCAAGTAACAGTGATTACAGACCTTGAACTGTGGCACAGTCATCTCAAAAGTTTTGTCCCTTATTTGCCCTGAAGGGTCTGCCACTTTTAGTGTCACTGTAACATAAGGATACTTCAAAGACCTGCAGGTGTCAGAGCTCATTGCAACTCCCAGTTTCCACTTCATATCTacaaactgcaaagaaaaacattggAAACTGTTAGAAAGACCTACCATGGCTATTCTGTCATGTGAATGTTTTACAGACAGTAACAGGACATCCAGAGCTCATATCTAAATGGGAAACAAACATGCACCTACAGATACTATTGTGAATACAAAATCATCTGCccttttaaaagtgaaaaaaataagcagtttAACAAGTTACTTCACTTAATCTGTTTTCAAGTACAGTCAATAGTCAAGCACAGACTTGACAGACTACAGACTACTATTAAAGTTCTAGAATGAGGAGCTTGAGCTACAGAGTTCACCTGGCTTGTTTATCATTCATTCCTTCgtcatgtttttttcagaagtttctaAAGCAAGTGGAAACATGAGAAAAACCTCTTGGCGCCCCAAAATTTTGCAAcagcaataatgaaaaaaaataaaaattatggcATTGCGTAACAGTATTTTAGATAAATCAAAGTTCATCACAAAGAAACTTCAGACAGGTAAGTTATAACGTTTAGTCTTTTATGAAAGCTCAAAAGACTTTTATGAAGAACTTGAATAAAGAAGTAAATAGTCTTTAGAAGCTTCCCATCAATCctcagagaattttttttcctctaagtcCATACTCTTTTAAACTGTTGTTAGAAAAAAGATCTTAAAATGcaaatccactttttttttttcaaaaagggaaaaaaaggaatgctGGAAATTGAAAGTATCTTGAAAAGAACTTTAAACCTACAAGAGACAGACTAAAATTTTCAAGTGCTGGTGTCATCAACAATTCAAATTACACTTAAAACAGATTTACATAAACAGCTAATACTATTGCCTGCCACACTGACTGCTACTCACCTTCCCTACTAGTACTATGAAGCACTAGTTTTAGAAAGACTATGAAATGTGACTCGATCATACAAACAGCAATATGAGAAAACTGTTCAGTATTTAGACAAACTTGACTGTATAAGCTTACTTATTTTGGTAGAGATTTGACAATGTATGTACATAGGAAAAACTTTGGCAGTCAAGATACCAACCACATGCTTGACAACACAACATGGACAATGAAGCACTGAGGTTTCTGAACTGTGCTTTCTGAACACCTAGCTCAACTGCACCTTGGTATTTAGTtacctgccctgctgcagccacattTCTTGCATCTTCTGACACACTAATGGATTTGCCCTGCTCATTCCAGACATGGCGAATCACTTGGAGCACATGTTTTGGCAGTGTGCTGACTGCATTGCCCAAGGTGATCATCAGTTCTTCCGTAGAGAGATTGTTTCTGGCTGCTGTGCTACAGATACatcaaaaaaacaccacatcaGTTTAATTCTCCACAAATTGAACAACATTTCTTGCCACCCCAAATaggcaattttttatttctgctttatctATCCATGCCCTTTACAACAATTAGGCAGCCtgtgatattattttttcccctgagtaTTTTACTCATCTTTTGCACGTGGATGCAAATCCAACTTTTAATGTGTCTTAACAGGCAGAGATCAAGCTCTGTTGGAATTGCACAACACacaacattaaaacaaaaataatcacagtCTCCGAGTGCTGttgcaacttaaaaaaaatgcataattcAGTGAAAGATGTGTATAAAGCAGATAAACATTATTCCTctagaaagcattttaattaaactttgAGAGGTAATTTAAGTATAACCAAAAGGCAAGTAAGGACCTCTCAGTAATGCTATAATTGATACTAACAGGAGTAAATTTATGTAATAAGCCCTCAACTGAAAAGGCAGCAAATCTAGGGGATAATTGCCACTTGATTTCCTCTACAGAAacagttaacaaaaaaaattgacacCCTAGGTTTGTTCATGCAGATCCACTCATCTCTAAGAGATTattaataaaggagaaaaagagttGGTTCTTCAAGTAGCATGATCTAATATAacttaaggctttatattttatagAAGAAAACATAGCATGATAAATTTTTACTGGTATGTTTTCTTCAGTCAtattaattttacagaaaatgtttagaGATTAACTATTAATAGAAAAAGaccttgaatattttttctttcagaacacATAAAACATTACagcaaaacaactgaaaacacaAGCTAAAGACTCTACTTTTATCACTGCAGATTTCAAACAGACACAACAGGTTTCTGATCTCTAACAAACAAGAAGTTTTTAGAACACACTTCTTCCAGGTAAAAGTCTAGAAGACTTAGCTTTAGAATTGAGCTTAACCTCCTCTTTTATTATGCCTAAAGCTTGCAGACAGGATCTtagaaatatttcctctttatttttttaattacaaaaatcaAGACAATAAATTAAGCAATTACAGGCCTTCTAAAAACATAAGACTAagctcagattttctttttttgtgtacTGGGAGTTTCAAACTTTTGCCCTTTTCCTGCATCTGTTAATTTTGTACCAACATTTGATGTCAGTCACTTTCTAACTGGGCTATTAAGTTGaggtgaagggaaaaaaagaaaagacacgaggcaaagtaaattattttgtgctTACCTAAATAGAAAGGAAATGATGTTAGCTATTTTTGCCAGGTCACCAACACTAATCTCAACCCCAGATGTTTGAATTCTCTGGAAAGagaattttcaaataataattacaaatataACTAACAAATCATGCATTACTAAAAACCTCtttttatacatacacacaccGCCAAAAAAATTTGACTTGGGGAATCTATCCTTTAAAACAGATACAGCTAATATATTAGTTTGTAAGTGTTAGTATACTAACTTACCTGACACAGTTCAGCTGCATTTACACCTGGGATCTTATGGTTCAGATGTTGAATTATGTGTtcacactgaaaagaaattaagttcGAAAACATACTTActgcatattttaattatacaaGACAAAGCTTGTTTGAATATTTGGAGatcacaaaacaaagaagaaaacagattaatgCAAAAATAGATAACAGGGGGATGCTTTAAAGGCAGAGTGAAGAATTAAGTTGTTGAAATTACACCAAAtccaagaaaagcaaataaactcagccaagtattttaattactaCCTCACTAGATAATTCTACACCATTTTCATACTTATTCAACAGTCAACCTGTTCAAGAGTACACAACAGTAAACAAGCTGGCTCAGTatctcatttaaataaaa carries:
- the COMMD6 gene encoding COMM domain-containing protein 6 isoform X2 gives rise to the protein MAGGPAVGRALAALDVGGAADKISLIPQDFFAELRIQTSGVEISVGDLAKIANIISFLFSTAARNNLSTEELMITLGNAVSTLPKHVLQVIRHVWNEQGKSISVSEDARNVAAAGQFVDMKWKLGVAMSSDTCRSLKYPYVTVTLKVADPSGQIRDKTFEMTVPQFKNFFRQFKEMAAVLETV
- the COMMD6 gene encoding COMM domain-containing protein 6 isoform X3, translated to MQLNCVSTAARNNLSTEELMITLGNAVSTLPKHVLQVIRHVWNEQGKSISVSEDARNVAAAGQFVDMKWKLGVAMSSDTCRSLKYPYVTVTLKVADPSGQIRDKTFEMTVPQFKNFFRQFKEMAAVLETV
- the COMMD6 gene encoding COMM domain-containing protein 6 isoform X1; this encodes MAGGPAVGRALAALDVGGAADKISLIPQDFFAELCEHIIQHLNHKIPGVNAAELCQRIQTSGVEISVGDLAKIANIISFLFSTAARNNLSTEELMITLGNAVSTLPKHVLQVIRHVWNEQGKSISVSEDARNVAAAGQFVDMKWKLGVAMSSDTCRSLKYPYVTVTLKVADPSGQIRDKTFEMTVPQFKNFFRQFKEMAAVLETV